From Drosophila yakuba strain Tai18E2 chromosome 2L, Prin_Dyak_Tai18E2_2.1, whole genome shotgun sequence, one genomic window encodes:
- the LOC6527650 gene encoding mediator of RNA polymerase II transcription subunit 20, with protein sequence MGVTVLQPYPLPEGKSGAHIIDQLSKRLLALGATHAGQFLVDCETFISTPQPHNGAPGRAVHVLHNSEYPASTFSIIDNGTGKQVAIVADNIFDLLMLKMTNTFTSKKQTKIESRGARFEYGDFVIKLGSVTMMEHFKGILIEIEYKSCVILAYCWEMIREVLQGFLGIAVGKDFPTYFAPQTIMTAMGQQQLHAKHNDIFEPMDTVKQYLEQFTNYRKHVALMGGMSSGPGGQQVGPSVLMSNSVAGLHRP encoded by the coding sequence ATGGGCGTAACTGTACTGCAACCATATCCCTTGCCCGAAGGCAAATCGGGTGCGCACATAATCGATCAGCTGAGCAAGCGTCTGCTCGCACTGGGCGCCACACATGCCGGCCAATTTCTGGTGGACTGCGAAACATTCATCTCGACGCCGCAGCCGCACAATGGAGCACCTGGGCGCGCCGTTCACGTTCTGCACAACTCCGAGTATCCCGCCTCCACGTTCTCCATCATCGACAACGGCACAGGCAAACAGGTGGCCATTGTCGCCGATAACATCTTCGATCTGCTCATGCTCAAGATGACCAACACCTTCACCTCCAAAAAACAGACCAAAATCGAGTCCCGTGGCGCTCGTTTCGAGTACGGTGATTTTGTTATTAAACTTGGATCCGTCACCATGATGGAGCACTTCAAGGGGATCCTCATCGAGATCGAGTACAAATCGTGCGTGATTCTAGCCTACTGCTGGGAGATGATACGCGAGGTGCTGCAGGGATTCCTGGGCATTGCTGTGGGAAAGGACTTTCCCACATATTTCGCTCCGCAGACAATAATGACGGCAATGggccaacagcagctgcaCGCCAAACATAACGACATCTTCGAGCCAATGGACACCGTGAAGCAATATCTGGAGCAGTTCACCAACTATAGGAAGCATGTCGCTCTTATGGGGGGCATGAGCAGTGGACCGGGTGGTCAACAGGTTGGTCCGAGCGTGCTCATGTCTAATTCGGTGGCGGGCTTACATCGACCCTGA
- the LOC6527651 gene encoding TBP-related factor, which produces MQFHFKVADAERERDNVAASSNAVANPHAALQPQQPVALVEPKDAQHEIRLQNIVATFSVNCELDLKAINSRTRNSEYSPKRFRGVIMRMHSPRCTALIFRTGKIICTGARNEIEADIGSRKFARILQKLGFPVKFMEYKLQNIVATVDLRFPIRLENLNQVHGQFSSYEPEMFPGLIYRMVKPRIVLLIFVNGKVVFTGAKSRKDIMDCLEAISPILLSFRKT; this is translated from the exons ATGCAGTTTCACTTTAAAGTCGCGGACGCTGAAAGGGAGAGGGATAATGTGGCGGCGTCCAGCAACGCCGTCGCCAATCCGCATGCCGCcctgcagccgcagcagccTGTTGCCCTGGTGGAGCCCAAAGATGCACAGCATGAAATACGATTGCA GAATATCGTGGCCACCTTCTCGGTGAACTGTGAACTGGACCTTAAGGCAATCAACTCGCGCACCAGGAACTCGGAGTACTCGCCCAAACGCTTTCGGGGCGTCATCATGCGGATGCACTCGCCCAGGTGCACTGCCCTGATATTCCGAACGGGCAAGATCATCTGTACGGGTGCCCGTAATGAGATTGAGGCGGACATTGGATCCCGAAAGTTCGCCCGCATCCTGCAGAAGCTGGGATTCCCCGTCAAGTTCATGGAATATAAGCTACAGAACATTGTGGCCACCGTGGACTTGCGTTTCCCTATCCGCCTGGAAAACCTCAATCAGGTGCACGGCCAGTTCAGTTCCTACGAGCCGGAGATGTTTCCAGGCCTCATATACCGCATGGTCAAGCCGCGCATCGTTCTCCTGATCTTCGTCAATGGGAAGGTTGTATTTACGGGTGCCAAGTCGCGCAAGGACATCATGGACTGCCTGGAGGCGATATCACCAATTTTACTAAGTTTTCGCAAGACGTAG